Sequence from the Phaeodactylum tricornutum CCAP 1055/1 chromosome 20, whole genome shotgun sequence genome:
TCGAGACCGATTTCATTGAAAAAGTTGAATGGAAACGACTGTCTGTGTCGACGACTCTGCCGCCCGATGAGGTCAATCAGGTTGGAGGAAACTCTGGACGAGTGTATCGATTAGTTTCGGAGAGTACTGACGCGTTGCAATCATCAAGCAGATTCGTGCCGACGTATCACCCCGACACCGTGTGGGGCAACGTATTCTGTCAAGCTTTCAAAGTTGGTTTAGCATCATATCACTTTTCTCAAGACTCGATCAATGCAGCAGAGAGACGTGTGTATATTAGCTACGAAAATCCCGCGACTGGCCTATGGCCTCCACTGGACAATGGCATGCCTATTCCTGGACGAGCATATTTCCACGCATGCTCCTTTCCAGATCCCCATACGTTTTGCGGTCAAATCCGTTGGCAAGAAGATTTTGGAACACCTTGGCAGGGCATGATACGATGGGATTACACAATTAAGTTTGATTCCGAGTTCACATGTATTGTGGGTGGGGATGTAAAGAGCCTCTCGGTATACGACGCGGAAGTTCCCCATGAAATGTCTCGTTTTGGAGACTCGTTGATTTATGTCAACGCTGCCTTGTGGGACGTCTTTGTGCAAGCCCGACAGCAACAGGATGAACAGGCCGAAATAAGCGCATTGTCTGAGCAGCGCGTTGGTTCACCCGGGAGTACCAGTAGTACATACGAGCGCTTTCAGGAGCATTCCAATCTACTTCGCCAACGCTTACTTGCTGAAGGTGCGTCCGTCCGGACGGTGGCCATGGTCCACGGTATTTTTACGAAAGCTCAGCATGAAAATGAGGTGAATCCTATTGATATAAATATGTAAATTGATGACGGAGATGCGATCGCGTACTCTCTAGCAACTTCTTATCGCTAAATGAGCTAGACCGGTTTTTAAGAACGGGTGAGTGTGAGTGCCAGTAAGGCGGCTAGCAAGGTATGGTGTTAAGCCATTCGCTCTCTCATCGCCTGTGGTACATCAATTACCAACCTCGTGACTGGTGGCATTCCGCCCTACATCGGGGTGCTCAATATTCCACAATCGCTCACTGGAGGTAGCAGTAAACAAAGTTGTTACGCGTCTGTCATCGGCGGGCAGCGAATCCGTTGAAGTTACCGCACCAAATACCGGTGCAGGTATCACTGGTAACATCGGGTTGGAATTGGACGCTCCAGGCACCTACTTCGGGTCGGGATGTCCATACGACCGTGCCGGAGGCGTCGACGACCCAATAAGACTGTTTGTACCAGTAGTCGGCCTTATCGTTGACGGGTGCCAGCAACAGCCCGTCCGGTTTCAATCGTTGCTTTGCCACCTTGATCGCCTTTTGCGGATTGACGGCAAAATTGTAGACAATCACGTCGTAGCTGTATGCGTCCCGACGAGTCTGAAGAGATGGTTCATTTGCATCCTGACTGGTTGGTTTTTGTTCTGGTTGCTGACGTCGTCCTTCATCCAATCGATCGAAAAAGGCTTGATCGGATGCCTGGTAGAACTTCACCGATTCCGGGACAGGTGCCACCACGTTGGCATCCCAAGCGTCGGCACTCCAATCGACCGCGTCGATTCGACGATAGCCAAGGTCCTGGTACAGGACAGCCGTGGACAATCCTGCCCCGGCTCCCAAATCGAGTGCAATTGGCGGAGACTGTACTTGCGTCGTCCCTGTCGCTGTGCGAGCTTTGGGAATCTGCTGTAGAATGACGTCGTACGCTTCCTGTGGGGAAATGTTCGTATCGCGAGATGCCGTGATGCTGTTGGTGTATTCGGATCGTCCGACAGCGGTAGCGCGAAAGACGGGCACAGGTGCCCCAACGTTCATTTCCGCCGCAACGGCACGTTGGAAAGGACACAGCAGGACTGTACAGGATACGGTAGTCGCGATGGCGATCCGTTGCAACACTTGCCGACGTGAGATTGGGGGCAGGGTTGTCGTTGGCAATCCCGAATGCTGTCGACAGGACTGCGTCGatttcaacatcaaaatGGATTGCACTCGGCCGCATAGAAAAAGCATCCCTAGCAGATTGAAAGAACGATTCATGATGCGATGTGAAACATGGAAGGAATAAAAGGGGTCGCGATGGTAAAAGAACTGCTGTGCGTGACACCACGCAAAGCTAGGCATGAGACCGCCCAAACATGATAACGAGATTACGGGAAAGTTGTCAGTGATAGAGAAATGTTCGAATGACGTCACTAACTATCAACTAGAGTGTTGTTCGTCAATTCCAATTATTGGGAACATTCAGAAAATTCAAATTCAATTAAGATTACATTTAATCATAGCAACACAAGGTTTATCAATTCCACCTCTAATAGTTAACAGACAATACATTTTTCGATACCAAAGCAGGCCAAAATTTATAACAGTATATGCTGTAATCGTGTCAATTACATACAACGGAAACCCCAGGAACTGTCTCTACAGCAATCAACATTGCATTTCGGTCCGTTCACAGTGACTTCGTCTTCTTGCTGTGTGTTCTAGGCAACGGACGAGAAACAATGGGGGATGTGGTAAATCATACTCTATACTGATTGTGTTACATGCTAGTATTCCAGGAGACAAGCCTGCAGGAATACTATCCGTCCACAGTCCGCAAACGCCAGACGACTTCTTTACGAAATCAGCATCCACGACGAGCATTGCGTAAGCGCTGCTCCGGTTCCAATGCAAGGACTTCTGCGAACGTTTCGACGGTGACGAGTTTCTTATGGAGAAGGCGTTGTTATTGTGCATTCTAGCTAGTCAATCAAACAAGATCGATTCAATGTGAGAATTTGCTAATGTACATGGAAAGAAatcgttaactgtaaaagccAGCTGGTTGATGAATCATATTATATTTCGAAAGCTGGAAATCGATCCGGAGTGCGTGCAATGTTTTTAAAATTTACATTGGCAACTTTGCACACACGTCATTCGGGCGAAAGTACGTGGCTCAAAGCATTTATTTGTTGGATTCTGGCTGACTCACGAAGAAATTCACCATTTTGTTTTCAGGTCCTTGCGTTAGGAACAGCGAGAAAGACTCGATCACGAAAGCTCTCCAAAGTTCACCGTCAACTAGAAGATTAAAGCTTACGTTTGGCTTTCTTGTGATAATCAGCAAAATGGAGCACATATGTTTCGCACGTCCGGTCGCGGAAGGCCCACCCGCAGGTCGCCACCATCCGGTTTCCCGGTGGGCCAAGTCTGaagcctttttcttcaatcaaGGTGCCAACATTGCGTTTCTCAGCCTTATGGCTACCCTCAACATACTCATGATGGTCTGGGGCGCCT
This genomic interval carries:
- a CDS encoding predicted protein yields the protein MPSFAWCHAQQFFYHRDPFYSFHVSHRIMNRSFNLLGMLFLCGRVQSILMLKSTQSCRQHSGLPTTTLPPISRRQVLQRIAIATTVSCTVLLCPFQRAVAAEMNVGAPVPVFRATAVGRSEYTNSITASRDTNISPQEAYDVILQQIPKARTATGTTQVQSPPIALDLGAGAGLSTAVLYQDLGYRRIDAVDWSADAWDANVVAPVPESVKFYQASDQAFFDRLDEGRRQQPEQKPTSQDANEPSLQTRRDAYSYDVIVYNFAVNPQKAIKVAKQRLKPDGLLLAPVNDKADYWYKQSYWVVDASGTVVWTSRPEVGAWSVQFQPDVTSDTCTGIWCGNFNGFAARR